One region of Streptomyces sp. NBC_00442 genomic DNA includes:
- the pxpB gene encoding 5-oxoprolinase subunit PxpB, producing MNVPRVLPVGDHALLVELDGAESAGAFHAELVRRRAAGTLPPVREIVPAARTVLLDGLADPTALASQLVTWEVPPLRAGSAHTVEIPVRYDGPDLAEVAALWGVSEQEAVRIHSAARFRVAFCGFAPGFAYLTGLAERYAVPRRATPRTAVPAGSVALAGPYTGVYPRSSPGGWQLIGTTDAVLWDTHRDPAALLAPGTLVRFVPGTRR from the coding sequence GTGAACGTGCCGCGCGTCCTGCCGGTCGGGGACCACGCCCTGCTGGTCGAGCTCGACGGCGCCGAGAGCGCCGGGGCGTTCCACGCCGAACTGGTGCGCCGCCGCGCCGCGGGAACGCTCCCTCCCGTACGGGAGATCGTGCCCGCCGCCCGGACCGTCCTGCTCGACGGTCTGGCCGATCCCACCGCGCTCGCCTCCCAACTGGTCACCTGGGAGGTCCCGCCGCTGCGGGCGGGCAGCGCGCACACGGTCGAGATCCCGGTGCGCTACGACGGGCCCGACCTCGCGGAGGTCGCCGCCCTGTGGGGGGTCTCGGAGCAGGAGGCGGTGCGCATCCACTCCGCGGCCCGATTCCGCGTCGCCTTCTGCGGGTTCGCCCCCGGCTTCGCCTACCTCACCGGCCTCGCCGAGCGGTACGCCGTGCCGCGCCGGGCCACCCCGCGCACCGCGGTCCCGGCAGGTTCCGTCGCCCTGGCCGGCCCGTACACCGGCGTCTATCCGCGCTCGTCACCCGGCGGCTGGCAGCTGATCGGCACGACCGACGCGGTGCTCTGGGACACCCACCGCGATCCGGCGGCGCTCCTCGCGCCGGGAACGCTGGTCCGCTTCGTCCCGGGGACGCGACGATGA
- a CDS encoding MFS transporter, with protein MRTTRTSQQQHAQLPVEHGPFGWLRALGPDGRRAFGGAFGGYALDSYDFFTLPLTMVAVSAYFGLDAGRTGLLTTVTLVVSAVGGAFAGVVADRIGRVRALMITVATYAVFTVACGFAPTYEMLLVFRALQGLGFGGEWAVGAILVAEYASAGHRGRTLGAVQSAWAAGWALAVVVCTLVFQYVDPDTAWRVVFWTGALPALLLVYVRRGVRDAPAATEQRLSTARTTSGAATFAAIFRGPLRRTTLFAVLLSTGVQGGYYTLATWVPTFLKNDRHLTVVGTGGYLAFLISGAFLGYLTGGYLTDVLGRKKNIAVFAVASAVCIVLYTHLPAGAKTLLLVLGFPLGFCMSAIFSGFGSFLSELYPTAVRGTGQGFTYNTGRAVGAFFPTLVGCLAGSWGVGGALVFGAVGYAIAVLALLGLPETRDRELL; from the coding sequence ATGAGGACGACCCGGACATCGCAGCAGCAGCACGCGCAACTCCCCGTGGAACACGGCCCGTTCGGCTGGCTGCGGGCGCTGGGCCCCGACGGGCGGCGCGCCTTCGGGGGCGCCTTCGGCGGCTACGCGCTCGACTCGTACGACTTCTTCACGCTCCCGCTCACGATGGTCGCCGTCTCGGCGTACTTCGGGCTCGACGCCGGCCGGACCGGGCTGCTCACCACCGTGACCCTGGTGGTCTCGGCCGTCGGTGGCGCGTTCGCCGGGGTCGTCGCCGACCGCATCGGCCGGGTCAGGGCCCTGATGATCACCGTCGCCACGTACGCGGTCTTCACCGTGGCCTGCGGCTTCGCCCCCACCTACGAGATGCTCCTGGTGTTCCGGGCCCTGCAGGGACTCGGGTTCGGCGGTGAGTGGGCGGTCGGCGCGATCCTGGTCGCCGAGTACGCGTCGGCCGGGCACCGCGGCCGGACCCTGGGCGCCGTGCAGAGCGCGTGGGCGGCCGGCTGGGCGCTCGCCGTGGTCGTCTGCACCCTGGTCTTCCAGTACGTGGACCCGGACACCGCCTGGCGCGTGGTGTTCTGGACCGGGGCGCTCCCCGCCCTGCTCCTGGTCTACGTGCGGCGCGGCGTGCGCGACGCGCCCGCCGCCACCGAACAGCGACTCTCCACCGCCCGCACGACGAGCGGCGCCGCCACCTTCGCCGCCATCTTCCGGGGCCCGCTGCGGCGCACGACTCTCTTCGCGGTGCTGCTCTCCACCGGGGTCCAGGGCGGCTACTACACGCTGGCGACCTGGGTGCCGACGTTCCTGAAGAACGACCGGCACCTCACGGTCGTCGGCACCGGCGGCTATCTGGCGTTCCTGATCTCCGGGGCGTTCCTCGGCTATCTGACCGGCGGGTACCTCACCGACGTCCTGGGGCGCAAGAAGAACATCGCCGTGTTCGCGGTCGCCTCGGCCGTCTGCATCGTGCTCTACACCCACCTTCCCGCCGGGGCGAAAACCCTGCTTCTCGTGCTCGGATTCCCGCTCGGCTTCTGCATGTCGGCGATCTTCAGTGGCTTCGGTTCGTTCCTCAGCGAGCTGTACCCGACCGCCGTGCGCGGTACGGGCCAGGGGTTCACGTACAACACCGGCCGCGCCGTCGGCGCCTTCTTCCCGACCCTGGTGGGTTGTCTCGCCGGCAGCTGGGGCGTGGGCGGCGCGCTGGTCTTCGGCGCCGTCGGCTACGCCATCGCCGTGCTCGCGCTGCTCGGACTGCCCGAGACGCGCGACCGGGAGCTGCTGTGA
- a CDS encoding biotin-dependent carboxyltransferase family protein, translating into MTERALRVVRAGALTSVQDEGRHGHAHLGVPRSGALDLPASRLANRLVGNAQGAAVLETTLNGCAVRAGCAVTVAVTGAPCAVTVDGRPAAWGAPVRLAPGALVSVGSPVRGVRSYLAFAGGITVEPVLGSRSTDLLSGLGPAPLREGTVVPLGRPGVPGRRVDWVPAPGVPDELVLRVRPGPRADWFAPDAPAALAAGRYRVSSQSNRIGLRTEGPPLRRVVEGELPSEGMVLGAVQVPPDGRPVVFLADHPTTGGYPVIGVVPAPDLAAAAQAVPGARLRFVLTHWD; encoded by the coding sequence ATGACCGAGCGGGCGCTGCGCGTCGTGCGGGCCGGCGCGCTCACCTCCGTACAGGACGAGGGAAGGCACGGGCACGCGCACCTCGGGGTGCCGCGATCCGGCGCGCTCGACCTGCCCGCGAGCCGGCTCGCGAACCGTCTGGTGGGCAACGCGCAGGGCGCGGCGGTCCTGGAGACCACCCTCAACGGGTGCGCGGTACGCGCCGGTTGTGCGGTCACCGTCGCGGTGACCGGGGCGCCGTGCGCGGTCACCGTCGACGGCCGGCCGGCCGCGTGGGGCGCCCCGGTGCGGTTGGCGCCGGGGGCTCTCGTCTCGGTGGGCTCGCCAGTGCGCGGGGTGCGCTCCTACCTGGCGTTCGCGGGCGGCATCACCGTGGAGCCGGTGCTCGGCAGCCGCTCCACGGACCTCCTGTCGGGTCTCGGGCCGGCGCCGCTGCGCGAGGGCACGGTGGTGCCGCTGGGGCGTCCGGGCGTCCCGGGTCGGCGGGTGGACTGGGTGCCGGCGCCCGGGGTGCCCGACGAACTGGTGCTGCGGGTGCGCCCGGGACCGCGCGCGGACTGGTTCGCGCCGGACGCGCCCGCGGCGCTCGCGGCCGGCCGCTACCGGGTGTCGTCGCAGAGCAACCGGATCGGGCTGCGCACGGAGGGGCCGCCGCTGCGGCGTGTGGTCGAGGGTGAACTGCCCAGTGAGGGAATGGTGTTGGGGGCGGTGCAGGTGCCGCCGGACGGGCGCCCCGTGGTCTTCCTCGCCGACCATCCCACGACCGGGGGCTATCCGGTGATCGGGGTCGTACCCGCGCCCGATCTCGCGGCGGCGGCGCAGGCGGTGCCGGGGGCGCGGCTGAGGTTTGTGCTGACGCACTGGGACTGA
- a CDS encoding SCO1417 family MocR-like transcription factor — MAQWTSAIGPAQLARQLKAQQPRPVGAGLRKPPAYRALADGIRLLVLEGRVPAAARLPAERELALALSVSRTTVAAAYEALRGEGFLESRRGAGSWTAVPAGHPLPGRGLEPLPPESLGSMIDLGCAALPAPEPWLTRGVQGALEELPPYAHTHGDYPAGLPALRQMLAERYTARGIPTMPEQIMVTTGAMGAIDAICHLFAGRGERIAVESPSYANILQLMREAGARLVPIAMAEGLSGWDLPRWRQVLRDAAPRLAYVVADFHNPTGALAGEDQRRELVDAARSAGTVLVVDETMSELWLDDDLDMPRPVCAFDPAGATVLTVGSASKAFWAGMRIGWVRAAPDIIRSLVSARAYADLGTPVLEQLAVNCLMASGGWEQAVELRRVQARGNRDALVTAVRRELPDWEFDVPRGGLTLWVRTGGLSGSRLAEVGERVGVRVPSGPRFGVDGAFEGYVRLPFTVGGPVADEAASRLAAAARLVETGGGSGGAEPPRTFVA, encoded by the coding sequence ATGGCGCAGTGGACCTCGGCGATCGGGCCCGCCCAGCTCGCCCGTCAGCTCAAGGCGCAGCAGCCGCGCCCGGTCGGCGCCGGCCTGCGCAAGCCGCCGGCCTATCGGGCGCTGGCCGACGGGATCCGGCTGCTCGTGCTGGAAGGCCGCGTCCCGGCGGCCGCCCGGCTGCCCGCCGAGCGCGAACTGGCCCTCGCCCTGTCGGTGAGCCGCACGACGGTCGCGGCCGCCTACGAGGCGCTGCGCGGCGAGGGCTTCCTCGAGTCACGGCGCGGCGCGGGCAGCTGGACCGCGGTGCCCGCGGGGCACCCGCTGCCCGGCCGCGGGCTCGAACCCCTGCCGCCCGAGTCGCTCGGCTCGATGATCGACCTGGGCTGCGCGGCCCTGCCAGCGCCCGAACCCTGGCTGACCCGGGGCGTCCAAGGGGCGCTCGAAGAGCTCCCGCCGTACGCCCACACCCATGGCGACTACCCGGCGGGCCTGCCGGCCCTGCGTCAGATGCTCGCCGAGCGCTACACCGCGCGCGGCATCCCGACGATGCCCGAGCAGATCATGGTGACGACGGGTGCGATGGGCGCCATCGACGCGATCTGTCATCTGTTCGCCGGCCGGGGTGAACGCATCGCCGTCGAATCGCCGTCGTACGCCAACATCCTGCAGCTCATGCGCGAGGCGGGCGCGCGGCTCGTGCCGATCGCCATGGCCGAGGGGCTTTCGGGCTGGGACCTGCCGCGCTGGCGCCAGGTGCTGCGGGACGCGGCGCCCCGGCTCGCCTACGTCGTCGCCGACTTCCACAACCCGACCGGCGCGCTCGCCGGCGAGGACCAGCGACGCGAACTCGTCGACGCGGCCCGCTCGGCCGGCACGGTGCTCGTCGTCGACGAGACGATGAGCGAGCTGTGGCTCGACGACGACCTCGACATGCCCCGCCCGGTCTGCGCCTTCGACCCGGCCGGAGCCACGGTGCTCACCGTCGGTTCGGCGAGCAAGGCGTTCTGGGCGGGCATGCGCATCGGCTGGGTGCGGGCCGCCCCCGACATCATCCGCTCGCTGGTCTCGGCCCGCGCCTACGCCGACCTCGGTACCCCCGTCCTTGAGCAGCTCGCGGTCAACTGCCTGATGGCGTCCGGTGGTTGGGAGCAGGCGGTCGAGCTGCGGCGGGTCCAGGCGAGGGGGAACCGCGACGCGCTGGTCACCGCGGTCCGCCGTGAGCTGCCGGACTGGGAGTTCGACGTGCCGCGCGGCGGGCTCACGCTGTGGGTGCGCACCGGGGGTCTGTCGGGGTCCCGCCTCGCCGAGGTCGGCGAACGGGTCGGGGTCCGGGTGCCGTCGGGGCCGCGCTTCGGCGTGGACGGGGCCTTCGAGGGCTACGTCCGGCTGCCGTTCACGGTGGGCGGCCCGGTCGCCGACGAGGCGGCCTCGCGCCTTGCCGCGGCGGCGCGGCTGGTGGAGACGGGCGGCGGCTCGGGCGGCGCGGAGCCACCGCGCACGTTCGTGGCCTGA
- a CDS encoding glycerophosphodiester phosphodiesterase — translation MTRVLHPYLDHPAPIPFAHRGGAADGIENTAAAFARAAEAGYRYFETDVHTTADGRLVAFHDATLDRVTDARGRIADLDWAEVERARVAGREPLPLFEELLEAFPEARWNVDLKAEAALVPLIDLIRRTGAWDRVCVGSFSEARVARAHRLAGPRLATSYGVRGVAALRLRSYGIPAPLRTGAVSAQVPVSQSGVPVVDRRFVRTAHALGLQVHVWTVNDPARMRAILDLGVDGIMTDHLETLRTVLTERGAWH, via the coding sequence GTGACACGCGTACTCCACCCCTATCTGGACCATCCCGCCCCCATCCCGTTCGCCCACCGGGGCGGCGCGGCGGACGGGATCGAGAACACCGCCGCCGCGTTCGCGCGGGCCGCCGAGGCCGGCTACCGGTACTTCGAGACCGATGTGCACACCACCGCCGACGGACGCCTCGTCGCCTTCCACGACGCGACGCTCGACCGGGTCACCGACGCCCGGGGCAGGATCGCCGATCTCGACTGGGCCGAGGTCGAGCGGGCGCGGGTGGCGGGGCGCGAGCCGCTGCCGCTCTTCGAGGAGCTCCTCGAAGCCTTCCCCGAGGCCCGCTGGAACGTCGACCTCAAGGCCGAGGCGGCCCTGGTCCCGCTGATCGACCTGATCCGCCGCACCGGGGCCTGGGACCGGGTCTGCGTCGGTTCGTTCTCGGAGGCCCGCGTCGCCAGGGCGCACCGGCTCGCGGGCCCGCGCCTTGCGACGTCGTACGGCGTGCGGGGCGTGGCCGCGCTGCGCCTTCGCTCGTACGGCATTCCCGCTCCCCTGCGCACGGGCGCGGTCAGCGCGCAGGTGCCGGTGAGCCAGAGCGGCGTCCCCGTCGTGGACCGGCGCTTCGTGCGGACCGCGCATGCGCTGGGCCTGCAGGTGCACGTGTGGACCGTCAACGATCCCGCCCGGATGAGGGCCATCCTCGACCTTGGCGTGGATGGCATCATGACCGATCATCTGGAGACACTGCGCACGGTACTGACCGAGCGGGGAGCCTGGCACTGA
- the yczE gene encoding membrane protein YczE: MSTHLVRRLLQLYVGLALYGISAGLLVRSGLGLEPWGVLNQGLARHTGLSMGVVSIVVGAAVLVLWIPLRQRPGLGTVSNVFAIGVFMDATLAVVPDVHGLLGQVPLSVGAIVCNGAATGLYISARFGTGPRDGLMTGLHRVTGRSIRLVRTSLEVLVVATGFLLGGSLGAGTVLYALAIGPLAQFFLRLFAIPEPAATPARRPSVPGPRAPAATPERAILPR; encoded by the coding sequence TTGTCCACGCATCTCGTCCGCAGACTGCTCCAGCTGTACGTCGGACTCGCGCTGTACGGCATCAGCGCGGGGCTGCTCGTGCGCTCCGGGCTCGGTCTCGAACCGTGGGGAGTACTGAACCAGGGACTGGCCCGGCACACCGGTCTGTCCATGGGCGTCGTGTCCATCGTCGTCGGGGCCGCGGTGCTGGTCCTGTGGATCCCGCTGCGGCAGCGGCCGGGGCTCGGCACGGTCTCCAACGTCTTCGCGATCGGCGTCTTCATGGACGCCACCCTCGCCGTCGTCCCCGATGTGCACGGGCTGCTCGGCCAGGTGCCGCTGTCCGTCGGCGCGATCGTCTGCAACGGGGCCGCCACCGGCCTGTACATCTCGGCCCGCTTCGGTACGGGCCCGCGCGACGGTCTGATGACCGGACTGCACCGGGTCACCGGGCGCTCGATCCGGCTCGTGCGCACGTCGTTGGAGGTGCTCGTGGTGGCCACCGGATTCCTGCTCGGCGGTTCGCTCGGTGCCGGCACGGTCCTGTACGCGCTGGCGATCGGGCCGCTCGCCCAGTTCTTCCTGCGCCTCTTCGCGATCCCGGAACCGGCCGCGACGCCCGCACGCCGGCCGTCCGTCCCCGGCCCCCGCGCCCCGGCCGCCACCCCGGAGCGCGCGATACTTCCCCGGTGA
- a CDS encoding HEAT repeat domain-containing protein, which translates to MFDPVIAPSGTLLGLLQRGRGDGTLHALAAPRDEALAALNHCVRSDPRQDWQVENRSLYYARLFLDLDGGLDQIERHLFGAEDVLDTEDARTGLALAVLGHLASYGRSDALALLRRYAETGSNWAWALDELALRDDDAGLRALATSVLARFPASTEGEADLAATVRDAYEPRPWRLWADDPRESVGARVRAAREAGSFDRWQRQMRPSGPRPGWSVQAVFDWADEGLERGALLHLPAARCLGAVAGPEDRHVIIEAARSGSDGARGAALHYLAESRDARVLDLIEAAVSDGPAGSRVAAEAAVHAFERMCGPEAVERARGWVARPDELGASAASVLASRGEAGDEELVLGALRETVRSQGPDAPLLRALVDGAGRLGICCAAPVLRHVYRETSSSELRGRTARALAATDPSFATGFAVECLWDCEETTREVAAQYAELVDARVADRLRRLAADPAEEAEVQSAIHDRLGPDATAV; encoded by the coding sequence ATGTTCGATCCAGTCATAGCGCCGAGCGGCACGCTGCTCGGCCTGCTGCAACGGGGCCGCGGCGACGGCACCCTGCACGCGCTGGCCGCCCCGCGCGACGAGGCCCTGGCGGCCCTGAACCACTGTGTACGGAGCGACCCCCGCCAGGACTGGCAGGTCGAGAACCGCTCGCTGTACTACGCGCGCCTCTTCCTGGATCTGGACGGCGGGCTCGACCAGATCGAGCGCCACCTCTTCGGCGCCGAGGACGTCCTCGACACCGAGGACGCGCGCACCGGGCTCGCCCTCGCCGTACTCGGCCACCTCGCCTCGTACGGCAGGAGCGACGCGCTCGCGCTGCTGCGCCGCTACGCCGAGACCGGGTCCAACTGGGCCTGGGCCCTCGACGAGCTGGCCCTACGCGACGACGACGCGGGCCTGCGGGCCCTTGCCACCTCCGTGCTCGCCCGCTTCCCCGCCAGCACCGAGGGTGAGGCCGACCTCGCCGCCACGGTGCGTGACGCCTACGAGCCGCGCCCCTGGCGGCTGTGGGCCGACGATCCGCGCGAGAGCGTGGGCGCCCGGGTGCGGGCCGCCCGGGAGGCCGGCTCCTTCGACCGCTGGCAGCGTCAGATGCGGCCGTCCGGGCCCCGGCCCGGATGGAGCGTCCAGGCGGTCTTCGACTGGGCCGACGAAGGTCTGGAGCGCGGCGCGCTCCTGCATCTGCCGGCCGCGAGGTGCCTCGGCGCCGTCGCGGGGCCCGAGGACAGGCACGTCATCATCGAGGCGGCCCGCTCCGGCTCCGACGGAGCCCGCGGCGCCGCCCTGCACTATCTCGCCGAGTCACGCGACGCCCGTGTGCTCGACCTGATCGAGGCGGCCGTCTCCGACGGACCGGCCGGCTCGCGCGTCGCCGCCGAGGCCGCCGTCCATGCTTTCGAACGCATGTGTGGCCCGGAGGCCGTCGAGCGGGCCCGCGGCTGGGTGGCGCGCCCCGACGAACTCGGCGCGTCCGCCGCGAGTGTGCTCGCGTCCCGGGGCGAGGCCGGTGACGAGGAACTCGTGCTCGGCGCGCTCCGTGAGACCGTACGGTCCCAGGGCCCCGACGCCCCACTGCTCCGCGCGCTCGTCGACGGGGCCGGCAGGCTCGGCATCTGCTGCGCCGCCCCCGTCCTGCGGCACGTCTACCGCGAGACATCCTCGTCCGAGCTGCGGGGCCGCACAGCCCGCGCGCTCGCCGCCACCGACCCTTCCTTCGCGACCGGCTTCGCCGTCGAGTGCCTGTGGGACTGCGAGGAGACCACGCGCGAAGTGGCGGCGCAGTACGCCGAGTTGGTGGATGCCCGGGTGGCCGACCGGCTGCGCCGGCTTGCCGCGGACCCGGCGGAGGAGGCGGAGGTGCAGAGCGCCATCCACGATCGCCTCGGCCCGGACGCCACGGCGGTCTGA
- a CDS encoding ankyrin repeat domain-containing protein, which translates to MSEDLDPEVVELAAKVFELARHGDAETLAAYVDAGVPANLTNDRGDSLVMLAAYHGHADAVSALLARGAEADRANDRGQTPLAGAVFKGEDAVIKALLAGGADPSAGTPSAVDTARMFGKTELLALFGAN; encoded by the coding sequence ATGAGCGAGGATCTCGATCCCGAGGTGGTCGAGCTGGCGGCCAAGGTCTTCGAGCTGGCCCGGCACGGCGATGCCGAGACGCTTGCCGCCTACGTGGACGCAGGGGTGCCCGCGAACCTCACCAATGACCGCGGCGACTCCCTGGTCATGCTGGCCGCCTACCACGGGCACGCCGACGCGGTCTCCGCGCTGCTGGCCCGCGGCGCCGAGGCCGACCGCGCCAACGACCGGGGCCAGACCCCGCTCGCCGGGGCCGTCTTCAAGGGCGAGGACGCCGTGATCAAGGCCCTGCTCGCCGGCGGAGCCGATCCCTCCGCCGGAACGCCGTCCGCGGTGGACACCGCCCGCATGTTCGGCAAGACGGAACTGCTCGCCCTGTTCGGGGCCAACTGA
- a CDS encoding LamB/YcsF family protein has translation MTRSATSAIDLNADLGEGFGHWRLTDDEQLLSVVTSANVACGFHAGDPAIMRRVCALAAERGVRIGAQVSYRDLAGFGRRSMDVPPAELAAEVAYQIGALDVFARAAGSRVAYVKPHGALYNRAVHDPEQAAAVVEGVLLADRSLAVLGLPGSRLLAAAEEAGLPVVTEAFADRAYTAAGTLVPRGRDGAVVSDPDTVVARAVAMALHGTVVAESGEHVPVGAGSLCVHGDTPGAVDLARRVRAALESAGVRVAAFS, from the coding sequence ATGACCCGGTCCGCCACGTCGGCGATCGACCTCAATGCCGACCTGGGCGAAGGCTTCGGCCACTGGCGGCTGACCGACGACGAACAGCTTCTGTCCGTGGTCACCAGCGCCAATGTGGCCTGCGGCTTCCACGCCGGCGACCCCGCCATCATGCGGCGGGTCTGCGCCTTGGCCGCGGAGCGCGGCGTACGCATCGGCGCGCAGGTCTCCTACCGCGACCTCGCCGGCTTCGGCCGCCGCTCCATGGACGTGCCGCCCGCCGAACTGGCCGCCGAAGTCGCCTACCAGATCGGCGCGCTGGACGTCTTCGCCCGCGCCGCCGGAAGCCGGGTGGCGTACGTCAAGCCGCACGGCGCGCTCTACAACCGCGCCGTGCACGACCCGGAACAGGCGGCAGCCGTCGTCGAAGGGGTGCTCCTCGCGGACCGGTCGCTCGCGGTGCTCGGGCTGCCGGGCTCGCGGCTGCTCGCGGCGGCCGAGGAGGCCGGGTTGCCCGTCGTCACCGAGGCGTTCGCGGACCGCGCCTACACCGCGGCCGGCACGCTGGTGCCGCGCGGCCGGGACGGCGCGGTCGTCAGCGATCCGGACACGGTGGTGGCCCGCGCCGTCGCGATGGCCCTGCACGGCACGGTCGTGGCCGAATCCGGCGAGCATGTCCCGGTCGGCGCCGGGTCGTTGTGCGTGCACGGCGACACTCCGGGCGCGGTGGACCTGGCCCGGCGGGTGCGGGCGGCCCTGGAGTCGGCGGGCGTACGGGTGGCGGCGTTCTCGTGA